One segment of Solanum stenotomum isolate F172 chromosome 1, ASM1918654v1, whole genome shotgun sequence DNA contains the following:
- the LOC125846726 gene encoding cyclin-L1-1 isoform X2, whose product MIYTAIDTFYLAEEQLIDSPSRKDGIDDVTETALRIYGCDLVQECGILLRLPQAVMATGQVLFHRFYCKKSFARFNVKRVAASCVWLASKLEESPRKARQVLVVFHRMECRRENLPVEHLDTSSKKYIDLKADLIRTERHLLKEMGFICHVEHPHKFISNYLATLESPAELRQEAWNLANDSLRTTLCVRFKSEVVACGVVYAAARRFQVPLPENPPWWKAFDADKAGIDEVCRVLAHLYSLPKAKYIPVCKEGGSFATSNRSRDSPSLPVSKEGLLDAPPVNEDTEEVAKEAVTKAVLDKLKDSKKSDEDSKNMPSEGESKEEPGRTDHRIDAGGEKNKERERDRGRDRERERDKERLKSRERDRGRESDRERERDDFEREREKSKERSHRSRDKGHSEKPKHHSSRDRDYQSYSSREKDRRRHH is encoded by the exons ATGATTTACACGGCAATAGACACATTCTATCTAGCAGAGGAGCAGCTTATAGACTCTCCTTCTAGGAAAGATGGAATTGATGATGTTACAGAAACAGCACTTCGAATCTATGGTTGTGATCTCGTTCAAGAATGTGGAATTTTGCTCAGATT ACCTCAAGCTGTAATGGCCACTGGTCAGGTGTTATTTCATCGCTTTTACTGCAAGAAATCATTTGCCCGTTTTAACGTGAAG AGGGTTGCTGCTAGTTGTGTTTGGCTTGCATCAAAACTTGAAGAAAGCCCGAGAAAAGCAAGGCAAGTGCTTGTTGTTTTCCACAGAATGGAATGTAGGAGAGAAAACTTACCTGTAGAACATCTGGATACATCTTCGAAG aaatatattGATTTGAAAGCAGACCTAATCAGAACAGAGAGGCATCTTTTGAAAGAGATGGGTTTCATCTGCCATGTCGAGCATCCTCATAAATTTATATCAAACTACCTTGCAACTCTTGAATCACCCGCAGAATTGAGACAAGAAGCTTGGAATCTTGCAAATGACAG TTTGCGCACAACACTCTGTGTAAGATTCAAGAGTGAGGTTGTGGCCTGTGGAGTTGTATATGCTGCAGCCCGTAGATTTCAAGTGCCCCTCCCAGAGAATCCTCCTTGGTGGAAAGCATTTGATGCAGACAAGGCTGGTATAGATGAAGTTTGCAGAGTTCTCGCTCATCTTTACAGTCTTCCAAAAGCAAAATACATTCCTGTATGCAAGGAAGGAGGTTCCTTTGCTACATCAAACAGATCAAGGGACTCACCATCGCTTCCTGTATCTAAG GAAGGTTTGTTGGATGCTCCACCAGTGAATGAAGATACTGAGGAAGTCGCTAAGGAGGCAGTAACAAAAGCTGTCCTTGATAAGTTGAAGGACTCAAAGAAGAGTGATGAGGACTCAAAAAACATGCCTTCAGAAGGGGAGTCAAAAGAAGAGCCAGGAAGAACAGACCATAGAATAGATGCTGGTGGAGAAAAGAATAAGGAAAGAGAGAGGGACAGGGGCAGAGACAGGGAGAGAGAGAGGGATAAGGAAAGACTAAAGTCTCGTGAACGTGATAGGGGAAGGGAATCTGACAGGGAAAGGGAGAGGGACGACTTTGAAAGGGAGAGAGAAAAATCCAAGGAAAGGAGTCATCGTTCAAGAGACAAAG GTCACTCAGAGAAACCAAAACATCACTCTTCTCGAG ATCGTGATTACCAGTCTTATTCATCCCGGGAGAAGGATCGTCGTAGACACCATTAG
- the LOC125846726 gene encoding cyclin-L1-1 isoform X1, translating into MIYTAIDTFYLAEEQLIDSPSRKDGIDDVTETALRIYGCDLVQECGILLRLPQAVMATGQVLFHRFYCKKSFARFNVKRVAASCVWLASKLEESPRKARQVLVVFHRMECRRENLPVEHLDTSSKKYIDLKADLIRTERHLLKEMGFICHVEHPHKFISNYLATLESPAELRQEAWNLANDSLRTTLCVRFKSEVVACGVVYAAARRFQVPLPENPPWWKAFDADKAGIDEVCRVLAHLYSLPKAKYIPVCKEGGSFATSNRSRDSPSLPVSKEGLLDAPPVNEDTEEVAKEAVTKAVLDKLKDSKKSDEDSKNMPSEGESKEEPGRTDHRIDAGGEKNKERERDRGRDRERERDKERLKSRERDRGRESDRERERDDFEREREKSKERSHRSRDKVFLLCLTQADLNIAGHSEKPKHHSSRDRDYQSYSSREKDRRRHH; encoded by the exons ATGATTTACACGGCAATAGACACATTCTATCTAGCAGAGGAGCAGCTTATAGACTCTCCTTCTAGGAAAGATGGAATTGATGATGTTACAGAAACAGCACTTCGAATCTATGGTTGTGATCTCGTTCAAGAATGTGGAATTTTGCTCAGATT ACCTCAAGCTGTAATGGCCACTGGTCAGGTGTTATTTCATCGCTTTTACTGCAAGAAATCATTTGCCCGTTTTAACGTGAAG AGGGTTGCTGCTAGTTGTGTTTGGCTTGCATCAAAACTTGAAGAAAGCCCGAGAAAAGCAAGGCAAGTGCTTGTTGTTTTCCACAGAATGGAATGTAGGAGAGAAAACTTACCTGTAGAACATCTGGATACATCTTCGAAG aaatatattGATTTGAAAGCAGACCTAATCAGAACAGAGAGGCATCTTTTGAAAGAGATGGGTTTCATCTGCCATGTCGAGCATCCTCATAAATTTATATCAAACTACCTTGCAACTCTTGAATCACCCGCAGAATTGAGACAAGAAGCTTGGAATCTTGCAAATGACAG TTTGCGCACAACACTCTGTGTAAGATTCAAGAGTGAGGTTGTGGCCTGTGGAGTTGTATATGCTGCAGCCCGTAGATTTCAAGTGCCCCTCCCAGAGAATCCTCCTTGGTGGAAAGCATTTGATGCAGACAAGGCTGGTATAGATGAAGTTTGCAGAGTTCTCGCTCATCTTTACAGTCTTCCAAAAGCAAAATACATTCCTGTATGCAAGGAAGGAGGTTCCTTTGCTACATCAAACAGATCAAGGGACTCACCATCGCTTCCTGTATCTAAG GAAGGTTTGTTGGATGCTCCACCAGTGAATGAAGATACTGAGGAAGTCGCTAAGGAGGCAGTAACAAAAGCTGTCCTTGATAAGTTGAAGGACTCAAAGAAGAGTGATGAGGACTCAAAAAACATGCCTTCAGAAGGGGAGTCAAAAGAAGAGCCAGGAAGAACAGACCATAGAATAGATGCTGGTGGAGAAAAGAATAAGGAAAGAGAGAGGGACAGGGGCAGAGACAGGGAGAGAGAGAGGGATAAGGAAAGACTAAAGTCTCGTGAACGTGATAGGGGAAGGGAATCTGACAGGGAAAGGGAGAGGGACGACTTTGAAAGGGAGAGAGAAAAATCCAAGGAAAGGAGTCATCGTTCAAGAGACAAAG TTTTTCTGCTTTGTCTTACTCAAGCTGATCTAAATATTGCAGGTCACTCAGAGAAACCAAAACATCACTCTTCTCGAG ATCGTGATTACCAGTCTTATTCATCCCGGGAGAAGGATCGTCGTAGACACCATTAG